Part of the Diabrotica virgifera virgifera chromosome 6, PGI_DIABVI_V3a genome, ttaataaaataagtcaatactttttaagttattaaagatcaaagattttaattatttgtgaaaaaaatgcatgttttgaagaggttttttgtaaatcactgaaaaactgtaagtttttacaaaaaagttaatagtagtttaattcgcatagcttatattctaagaataaactcttaaatcacgcacctttcgattacatagctacaaccccttcgcaagaaaacgaccccattttcccggcttaagagagagttgttcttaaaataatttaaattgattatttggcgactacatatcgtttaataatttattagcttgcaaaatatacgcatctcaattattgaattgccattttctttctatagtgcagtcactgaaggtaaaaatcaactattaccttcgatttcggtaaatctccatttattttcacgaattgacaataacaacttggggttttagcctggggtatatgtcaccccttctcgggagtgaaaattactttattaaaaataaccccacaaatcgagagagggacaaattgtaagcaaaatttgttatataatgtggttaaaataaatcaatactttttgagttattaaagatcaaatattttaatttatggaaagaaaatgcatgctttagagcgatttttcataaatgactcaaaaactgtaagtttttacaaaaaagttttcatcactaaaattgaagctaataaaaaatataataaattgcttacttgaaaaacctttaatgttaatttaaagtaagttattggtaattaaatgtatatttttttccgcgactgttcaaatctaagggttcaagcttaaataacgggaaaaagatgcattttataacacttaggtactaaatacttgtcaaagtacttagaaatacccatcaaaaataagatccagaaaaagttgatagtatcaaaatccgctcaccaattttcgtgaaaatgaatggagatttaccgaaatcgaaggtcatagttgatttttaccttcagtgactgcactatagaaagaaaatggcagttcaataattgagatgcgtatattttgcgagctcataaattattaaacaatatatagtcgacaaataattaatttaaattattttaagtacaaccctctcttaagccgggaataagggatggttttcttgcgaaggggttgtagttcaataatcgagaggcgcgtgattttagagtttattcttagaatataagctatacgaattaaactactattaacttttttgtaaaaacttacagtttttcagtgatttacaaaaaacctcttcaaaacatgcatttttttcacaaataattaaaatctttgatctttaataacttaaaaagtattgacttattttattaactttatataataaattttgcttttaatttgttcatttattgatttgtgcaattattttttttaaaataattttcacccacgagaaggggcggtatccaccctcagggtaaaggcgcaaggtggtaccatgtcacctttgtttcttgacgtatcctctaaccactgaccaattttcgtgaaaatcgatgaaggttcaccgaacttgaaggtaatcgttgatttttaccttcagtgactgcactatacaaaataaattgcaatttactgatctaaatgcgcgtaatttggaagcttataaattattaaatgatatgtagtcgccaaataattagtttaacgcattttaagtacaactttctcttaagccgggaagatagggtggttttcttgcgaaggggttgtagctcaataatcgaaatgcccttgatttaatagtttattcttagagtatataagctgtaggaattatatccgcaatacgatatattttaagttttctcagcatctttctcttaagttaaatcaattaaagggttgtttgggggtgaaggggatgagctcaaaaatcgaaactatataatttcaagagctcataaatagctcgtaattctgccgcaaaaactgattcaatattcctatttttaagtagtggggggggggctgactcagcccactagggtattaaattcctgctcagtggaacgagctcaaaatttttagtttgcggaatatgagagctcataaatagctcataaatcagggctatttgttttttaatttttgcaagtggggggggggggcagctcaacacgggtaatttttgtgcagtatatggactctttgactcaactttttgtgaaatataaaagtcgtaaggtcactttcgcgaaagttatagcaatttttttattttcgaaatttcagttttattttgcaattttcgaagcaacaaatgatcggaccaaaattagaAAGCTGCCGTTTTAAACactggctcatctactaaaagaagaatactataaataaaatatttaatcatcctatttttatatttttacctgtagcgatttagatgaaaaattgccatttttgacccttatttgttaatgactaattctcgtccgaactgtgacgggcatttttgtatgtataatgtattaggtacatattacccaaaaaacccatttgcaacctggctgctcaagtgtcccgaccaaaaccttatttctctggactatgtcGTCTACAACAATATGTTACCAgtttataaaatatattgtataattataaaatattttaggGTTACACGCATATTATTCTTGAGCACAATgtaatatattatacaaataaataaatctgATTGTGTTTTTAACAAAAGGCAATAAAATTGACGGATTTAATAATAACAAACCTACTGAAACAAATAAATCTAGTTAAAATACAATACACATAATGTTTTGTCGCGGTGTCTGTATGTAGTTCTGTTTCTCAGCGAACGTGAAAGACATTTATCACGTTTTGCAATGTTCATTAGAAATTGTGACAGGGAATTCATAGAAATTCGCTATTATTGTTGTGAACCGAGAATCACATTTTTATTAAGGTTTTTGAAACGGAAAGTAATAATATTATGATATATGATGCTACTCGTTTCGAAAGTAGACAAGATTTATGGGATAAAGTCCATGAAATGTACAATAAGTTCTTGCACTCACTGAGAAGTGTGGTATAAgaagtattttcaattttaatattctGCCAAAGGGTATAGAGTATAGAGAGTATTACGAAACAAGAAAAAATCTTTCTTTGACAAAATACAAATAACACTTATAATTACCTATGGGAATTTTTAAAGgttgttatttattttattattattttcaaaggTCTATATTAAAGGAAAAATTATATTGAACCAAATAAgtgaaataaaaacttaattgAAAATCTTTTGGCGTTTTCGAAACAATCCCCAACAAAAAGACGTTGAGGATCAACTGGAATAGCAAATTTTAGCGAAAAACTACTTTATCTACATATTCCCGTTTGATGGGCAAAAAATTCATATAACTGCCAGACTTTTACAAGCTGccctaaaaaacaattaattttattttacctTCCTAGCCATCTAAATACcttcgaattttttttttttttattaagaaaaagtcgcatccacctaatggttattagcgacggaacaataCATAGGTTAAACAAAAATGTGGTACAATATAAGTATAGTACAATGGTAAGGTTACATGCATTATCTACAAAAACttgttatattttattgaatACACCAACTGTTtttaaaaattcaattaaatttttGGTTCTTTATTATTGGCACCCAGAACAGACATATTTGATACGATATTAAAATCAATACGTTCTTGTGTATATTTTTGGCATTCAATGTTTGACAGTTACTTGTGTGTTACACGATTCACAAATAGGTGGTTCAGATCTTGAGAACAAATATGAGTAAGTAAGCCTGGTATGGCTTGGTCGTAGGCGGTTGAAAACTGCTTGCTCATAACAACTTTTATAAactgtttttactttttttactgTGTCTTTAATTGGTCTAAGTTTTAAATTTGAGTTTTGCCATTCATCGAGCCAGTCATTTAACACATATTTTTTTAACAACACTTTCAAGTCTTTAGGGGCATATTGTAATACCGTTTCTGAATCCGCACCAGTCACTGCACTACGCGCACTTGAGTCTGCATCTTCATTTCCAAGGAGTCCAAATGAAGTTGACTATTCTACCATTTTGTTGAGATAAGTGAAACTCCAACGACTGCGGGAAAGTCGAAATAAGTGGTACTAAAATTGCAACTCCCTCACTTGCGCGAGCTGTGTTAGTTCGGTCTTTACGAAAGCATGTAAAATGTATTTGCGAATATGGGTTAGAAGATACAGGATTAGTTTCCTGTAGACATATAATTTCGGGACAGTGTTCTGATTGAATGATATTGAGCATTGCTAAGCGATGGAAAAGCCCATCAACATTCCACTGTAAAATTGAGTTGAATGTTATGTTTCAGTTGAAGAGAGTTCACTCTCAGTAGTAGCTTCTTCACCAAGAAAACGTAGCAGTAGGGTTTTTAGCCTTGTAAAACGATATTTTGTGGCTCTGTCTGGAATATATTGATAAGAGACGGTAAGCAAATTTACGAGACCAAGGAAATCAGATGTGAATTCTTTAACAATTTCAATAGGAGATTGGCTGCCTTGAATATTTTCAATAAGCATCATTAATTGGTCATAGCTTAAAATGGACGGTGTTGATTGTTTACTTAGATATGATTCAAGTGATTCGGGGATAGGTAATGAGCGTTtaggttttttattcttttgagTTTTTGTTTTATGAGGCTGAGCAGGAAGAAGAACTGTTTGATTATCAACGACATTTTCAACAGGTGGAGATAATGTTTCCTCTATGGTTCGTTTGGTGGAGGGACAGGGTGATTCTTTCGTGATCGCTAGTGAAGTCTGTGAAATTATCTCTATATTTTCGGCTGTAGCAGAAGATTCCAGTGGAGTATTTTCGTTAGTTTTTAAATCTTGGGTTGCTTCAGAAACGGGCTGTATAATTTCCACTGATGTAGAGTTAGAGGTGTTTGGTATGGATACTTGTggaaatatttcggtatttttattttgatcattATTAGAAGTTTGGTCTACTTGATTACCAGCATTGGTAGGAGAGTCAGAAGATTGAACAGTAGGGGGAGTTAAGGGTCCTGAAGGCTgagaagaagaatttttattgCTTGGACAGTTACTAGCAATgtgatttatttgtttacatatataGCATGTCATACTATCCTGCGAAATGAATATTCTATAATTAGTATTATCATAATTCAGAAGAATTGAATCTGGGATCGTCGTGTTATGCGGACTAATAAACACTTGCCTTCTAAAACTTTTTATATGGCTATATTCTGGAAGAGAGGCACTGATCTTTAGGAAAGTGATTGGAGAAACTAAGTTTAGGCCGAGATGTTTTAATTCTTGGATGACTACTTCGTGTGGGATACTTGGACAAACATTTGATAGCACTATTCTTTCTGCAGGCGTTATGAGCCTTCTGGCCCTGACTGTTTCTCCATTTACCTGTATAGAACCATAGTTTGTCATAAAATCCTCAACAGCTTGCTTGCTACTTAAATACATGCATATTCGATTATTAGATAGGCGAGACGAGAATAAGATATTTTTGGGATTTATTAAATTACCTAAAGAAATAAGATAATCTTGCAGTGGTGTATTATTAATAGCGCTAAAAAGTATTGCGTTTTCTTTTCCTGGGAAGAAATTTTGCTGTGAAGCTGCGGTAGAATAAGATTTATTCGctgggacatcctgtatagtaacatctgatgacatattgataatttatttacggtactaccgaaactaattactttcgtttcccgcaaaaaacaaaactggtaaattgtttataatccaTAAACCTGTGTCTGTTTACAATAACTGGTGTAGTATACAggaatataaactaacaaaactggtttaaatacgcaaatatacgattaaataatgtatgtagtataaaacttacagtttaaaGTTAGTTTGATCACTTTAACTATAATTAAAAACTGGTAGTTTCACTGGTAATAGACAAAATATCAAGCGCCGAGACACTACGTGTTTACAGCTCATTAACTTTTTCGGTACTCCtcgaatttttttgtttttagtctGTGTTACTGAATTATGAGTGTTACCAATAAGAATAAAATGTCGAAAACGGATATTTCTGTTAGCATCAGAGACTTATGGTTAAAACAGCCCATATCGCATATCATCGTTCCGTGGTGATTTGTTAGTACGGGTTCTTACGGAACCGAGTTGCACTAGCTAGGTACAAATCTATTATCAAAAACACGATCGCCGAGGATACATTATTCAAAATTTAGAAAATGCTAATAACAGTCAAACGATTTTTGGTTACAACGAGTCATCGATGAACCAACAACTGATGCTGATGAAACGCTGATTAACGAGATTTAATTGATTTCTTGACGAATAAATTAAAGACGAACTTATAATCTCCGACTTTGATACCgcccaaaaacaaacaaaaacggCTTAAGCAACTTCAATATGGAGAAGTCTTAAAGCGACTTCTCCAAGACAAACAGAGATCAAAATGTAAAGCGACAAAACGAATAACAAGCAAAGAGAGAAAGATCAAAGAAACCAAAACAAAGGTTCTGAAGACAAACAATTTGGAAGGCAACTCCGATATCAACGTAGATTTGGAAAAATAAATGCAATTGAAATGAGATTATGGGCCACAGCTCTAGCGATATTATCCTGAATTATGATAGCGACGATGTTAGTACGTTCTAGAAAAAGACCATTGAATTAAGACGAGAAGAACCACAACAAGAAGAATATCTGACCAAAGATAAGACGTCCACTACCAACATTTCACAGCTATCAGGCTGCAAAGATAGTAGCCCTACGAACATttacttaatccctattttacAGTAACCACTTCGAAAATATTGGTATGCTTATCTGCTATCAGAAATATTCTCGGCTGAATAAGTAAAGATGAAATTTTTAGATCGAATAGAAAGCTTCTTTAGATGGTCTAAGCACACGAACATTGAGCATATAGCGAGGGAATCAATTCTAATGAAGGTATTTACGGAAAGAAAAATACCATAACATTTCACGCTTCCatattgttgtttttttttcatttgatCATTTTACATTTGGTTTGTACTTTATAGTAAGCACAAAAGTTTTCGTATTTTTGTTTTTGGTGTATTCTATAATGTATGGCAGAgagtataatttttttaatgtattatcGTTTGTTTTCTGAGTAAACGAGTAGGAGAAATTatcgttatatatttttttgtattcatGAAAACTAAGTTTATGTCTCTATCTACCTAATTTTTATCAAATtcgaaaaatgaaaaaaaaaatcggtcTTTATTTACCCGTTGTGTTGGGGTAAATATAGATATTTAActtgacaataaaaaaatgtatctATCACTCGTTCCCGAAAAATGTGTTGAAAATAATAATTTCCAATTCCATGTTCCATTACTAAATCCTTGATTTATCGATATCTGTCTCTCTGCCAGTACTCACAATTCCTCCATTATTAGTACAAATctaatgacaaaagaggtgtcaaatgcaagcttataacccaaagaagGTAAGACATTTTTGATCTCGCACTTCCGGATCCATAACTGCAACCGAAAGCACTGTTTTAAATTCGGTGAAATAGTACAAGCAATATATTATTCGAGGCgtcttagcaagacgagaacacagatatacttccggttttgatatcacttccggttaaaatCTTGTAAACGGAAGTGCCTCATTATCGTTGCATAAGAATAGACGTGATATATCAATTTACACGTACTTAAAAGGcaaaagagaaacaaaaaaaaagaacaatGTCAAGAAATAGAGGAGTATCAGAGTCGATATGATAACTTTAATGTCCATCGAAAGGTGAAGGAAATAGCTGGAACGTTCCTAAAACTCAACAGCGGAAAAATAACAGATGGCGAAGGCAACCTTGACATAACCAAAGAAGATAAAAAGAAAGTATGGGAATACTATTTGGGGAAACTTTTCCACGACCTTAGAACAGGACAAGAACCCACCATTGAAGATAATTCAGGTCCCGAAATCCTACCAGAAGAAGTAACAGCAGTCATCAGACAAATGAAGGATGGAAAGGAACCGGGACTTGATGAAATTCCTGCAGAACTGCTAAAGCTATTAGATGgagcacaaataaaaataatacctaGCTGAAATATTTAATAACATATACAAGGCAGGAAAATACCATCAGAGTGGCTCAAATCTGAGTTTGTACCGTTGCCCAAAAAACCAGAAGCAAAGGTTTGTGAAGACTGTAGGACCATAAGCCTAATGAGCCATTTTCTCAAGCTGTTTTTAACAGTCATCCACAATAGAATTTACCGAAA contains:
- the LOC126885916 gene encoding uncharacterized protein LOC126885916; translation: MSSDVTIQDVPANKSYSTAASQQNFFPGKENAILFSAINNTPLQDYLISLGNLINPKNILFSSRLSNNRICMYLSSKQAVEDFMTNYGSIQVNGETVRARRLITPAERIVLSNVCPSIPHEVVIQELKHLGLNLVSPITFLKISASLPEYSHIKSFRRQVFISPHNTTIPDSILLNYDNTNYRIFISQDSMTCYICKQINHIASNCPSNKNSSSQPSGPLTPPTVQSSDSPTNAGNQVDQTSNNDQNKNTEIFPQVSIPNTSNSTSVEIIQPVSEATQDLKTNENTPLESSATAENIEIISQTSLAITKESPCPSTKRTIEETLSPPVENVVDNQTVLLPAQPHKTKTQKNKKPKRSLPIPESLESYLSKQSTPSILSYDQLMMLIENIQGSQSPIEIVKEFTSDFLGLVNLLTVSYQYIPDRATKYRFTRLKTLLLRFLGEEATTESELSSTET